One genomic region from Chloroherpetonaceae bacterium encodes:
- a CDS encoding glycoside hydrolase family 13 protein, translating to MFFLNLIQHHIRGSFKKVPLQLQSHQLRIKSKQSILFSIFLFVYFFSPLPLSSQSLETSESKRNGLSGSIPKWAKSAIWYQIFPERFRNGDPTNDPTLSTLSGAYPHDTLSPWQIHPWGSDWYELQPYEKKNGKNIWFNIQRRRYGGDLQGIIDKLDYLKDLGITAIYLNPIFEAPSSHKYDGMLYHHIDPNFGPSPSRDRELMNSETPDDPTTWVWTEADKLALKLIEEAHQKGIRIIFDGVFNHLGIRSFAFKDVKINRENSRFKDWFIIKNFGDSNGKGFDYTGWFGVKELPELNEIDGDYPESLKQYIYASTERWMSPNGNRANGIDGWRLDVAFCVGHPFWKRWRGFVKSINPEAYLTAEVIDTPEAQKPYLLGDEFDAVMNYNFAFSVFDFFISKPFRISVSEFDKKLKQLRESFPEEVAYGMQNLMDSHDAARLATQIVNRDIGNYRDFGKYFELSKGSNKAFKVRKPNNDEIIIQKLIALFQMTYIGAPMIYYGDEVGMWGANDPCDRKPMIWDDIAYKPEKFNPDGSTRTPDKVKPDNNLLLWYKSLISIRNHSPALQFGSYRTILKDDAKKIFAFERRLSGNSESDDEHFIVAINNGDITEKVIINVDGKWWDMINNIEVELSYQTNVKVGKMNVKQTKKSSIQKRVIQGKTSSGVVIFLPPKTGVILKRV from the coding sequence ATGTTTTTTTTGAACCTCATTCAACATCATATCAGAGGCAGTTTTAAGAAGGTTCCTCTACAGTTGCAAAGCCATCAATTAAGAATAAAATCAAAACAATCGATTTTATTTTCGATTTTTCTTTTTGTTTATTTTTTTTCGCCACTTCCACTTTCTTCACAGTCTTTAGAAACTTCGGAAAGTAAACGCAATGGTCTTTCGGGTTCAATTCCAAAATGGGCAAAAAGCGCAATTTGGTATCAAATCTTCCCTGAGCGGTTTCGAAATGGAGACCCCACCAATGACCCAACACTTTCAACTCTCAGCGGAGCATACCCGCATGATACGCTTTCGCCGTGGCAAATCCATCCTTGGGGAAGTGATTGGTACGAACTTCAACCATATGAAAAAAAGAATGGTAAGAACATTTGGTTCAATATTCAACGCCGTAGGTACGGAGGTGATTTACAAGGAATCATTGATAAACTCGATTACTTAAAAGACTTAGGGATAACCGCCATTTATTTGAATCCAATATTTGAAGCCCCCTCTTCCCACAAGTATGATGGAATGCTCTATCACCATATTGACCCGAACTTTGGACCATCACCAAGTCGTGACCGCGAACTTATGAACTCCGAAACCCCTGACGATCCAACCACTTGGGTTTGGACAGAGGCCGATAAATTAGCGCTTAAATTGATAGAAGAAGCCCATCAAAAGGGGATTCGCATCATTTTTGATGGCGTTTTTAATCATCTTGGCATTCGAAGTTTTGCTTTTAAGGATGTCAAAATCAACCGTGAAAATTCTCGATTCAAGGATTGGTTTATCATCAAGAATTTTGGCGATTCCAATGGAAAAGGATTTGATTATACCGGATGGTTTGGCGTTAAAGAACTCCCAGAACTCAATGAAATCGATGGGGATTACCCCGAGTCTCTAAAACAATATATCTATGCATCAACCGAGCGCTGGATGTCGCCAAACGGCAATCGTGCAAATGGTATTGATGGCTGGCGATTGGACGTTGCTTTTTGTGTTGGACATCCTTTTTGGAAACGGTGGCGGGGGTTTGTGAAAAGCATTAACCCCGAAGCCTACCTCACAGCAGAAGTCATTGATACTCCCGAGGCCCAAAAGCCTTACCTCTTGGGTGATGAATTTGATGCGGTGATGAATTACAATTTTGCATTTTCAGTTTTTGACTTCTTCATCTCAAAGCCCTTTCGAATTTCAGTGAGTGAGTTCGATAAAAAGTTGAAACAACTTCGAGAATCTTTTCCGGAAGAGGTCGCTTACGGTATGCAAAACCTTATGGATAGTCATGATGCCGCTCGTCTCGCAACACAAATTGTAAACCGAGATATTGGAAACTATCGAGATTTCGGGAAATATTTTGAACTCTCGAAAGGCAGTAATAAAGCCTTCAAAGTTCGCAAACCCAACAACGATGAAATTATAATTCAAAAACTGATTGCGCTTTTTCAAATGACTTATATTGGCGCTCCGATGATTTATTATGGCGATGAAGTTGGAATGTGGGGAGCCAATGACCCTTGTGACCGAAAGCCGATGATTTGGGATGATATTGCCTATAAACCCGAAAAATTCAACCCCGACGGCTCAACCCGTACTCCCGATAAAGTCAAGCCCGATAATAATCTTCTGCTTTGGTATAAGAGCCTGATTTCAATTCGAAACCATTCTCCGGCGCTTCAGTTTGGTTCTTACAGAACCATTCTTAAAGATGACGCAAAAAAAATATTTGCCTTTGAAAGACGCCTAAGCGGAAATTCGGAAAGTGACGATGAACACTTCATTGTTGCAATCAATAACGGTGATATCACGGAAAAAGTAATTATTAATGTTGATGGAAAATGGTGGGATATGATTAACAACATTGAGGTTGAGCTATCTTACCAAACCAATGTGAAGGTGGGAAAAATGAATGTGAAGCAAACCAAAAAAAGTTCTATTCAAAAAAGAGTCATTCAAGGGAAAACTTCAAGCGGTGTTGTGATTTTTTTACCACCAAAAACAGGCGTGATTTTGAAGAGAGTATAA